The Hahella sp. HNIBRBA332 genome window below encodes:
- a CDS encoding tripartite tricarboxylate transporter TctB family protein, translated as MNDRIFGLVMLVLAVAYGWGAYQLPEPFGGNESVGPETFPILLSVVLGLSSLYLMLRPDPDNHWPWNRTGVEMVVAVVVLTLYGVLLEPLGFIITTTLAVGTLSWRMGARKFPAYMSGLIGGVVVFVLFNYVLELPLPLGVLEVS; from the coding sequence ATGAATGACCGTATTTTCGGTTTAGTGATGCTCGTCCTGGCCGTCGCCTACGGCTGGGGCGCGTATCAACTGCCCGAGCCCTTCGGCGGCAATGAATCGGTCGGGCCCGAGACCTTCCCGATTCTCCTGTCGGTGGTGCTTGGTCTGAGCAGTCTTTATCTGATGCTGCGTCCCGACCCGGACAATCACTGGCCCTGGAACCGCACTGGCGTGGAAATGGTGGTGGCGGTTGTCGTGCTGACGCTGTATGGCGTGTTGCTGGAGCCGCTTGGCTTCATCATTACCACGACGCTGGCGGTCGGCACACTGAGCTGGCGCATGGGCGCCCGCAAGTTCCCGGCCTATATGTCTGGTCTGATTGGCGGCGTAGTGGTGTTCGTGTTGTTCAACTACGTACTTGAATTGCCGTTGCCCCTGGGCGTTCTGGAGGTAAGCTGA
- a CDS encoding response regulator transcription factor, translating into MHILVVEDSELLGESIQARLQKMGHGVDWVNNGRQANGLLQHQQFDLIILDLNLPELGGEQILSELRKRKDTTPVLILTAREQVDDRIKLLDAGADDYLTKPFDFGELEARCRVLMRRNQGFSSNLSRHGNLSFDRSAKAVYVNEEKLDLKNREFRLLEVFLGHLGRVMSKEELADRLFAFDESPGPNAIELYIARLRKKLAESSVQIRTLRGLGYLAECDDD; encoded by the coding sequence ATGCATATCCTTGTTGTAGAAGATTCTGAATTGCTGGGTGAATCCATCCAGGCGCGACTGCAGAAAATGGGCCACGGCGTAGACTGGGTGAACAACGGACGCCAGGCCAACGGTTTGTTGCAGCACCAGCAATTCGATCTGATCATTCTGGACCTCAACCTGCCTGAACTGGGCGGCGAACAGATTCTGTCGGAGCTGCGCAAACGCAAAGACACCACGCCGGTGCTGATTCTGACCGCCCGCGAACAGGTGGACGACCGCATCAAGCTGCTCGACGCCGGCGCCGACGACTACCTCACCAAACCCTTCGATTTCGGCGAGCTGGAAGCACGCTGCCGGGTGCTCATGCGACGCAACCAGGGCTTTTCCAGCAACCTCAGCCGACACGGCAATCTGTCTTTCGACCGCTCCGCCAAAGCGGTGTACGTCAATGAAGAAAAGCTGGACTTGAAGAACCGCGAGTTCCGCCTTCTGGAGGTATTTCTCGGACATCTGGGCCGGGTCATGAGCAAGGAGGAGCTGGCCGACCGCCTGTTCGCATTCGATGAATCGCCCGGCCCCAACGCCATCGAACTGTACATTGCGCGCTTGCGCAAAAAGCTGGCGGAGTCCTCCGTTCAGATACGCACCTTGCGGGGATTAGGGTATCTGGCGGAATGCGATGATGACTGA
- a CDS encoding tripartite tricarboxylate transporter substrate binding protein, producing MTIRTPIKMLVAAALTVSATLTMAYEPKGKVECIAPADPGGGWDFTCRSVGNVMEELKLVPGSVQTINMAGAGGGVAFAHTVSKRKNDQNLVVAASTATTTRLAQGQYPGMNAEMVNWIGAIGADYGVIAVSKNSPYKSLSDLMAALKQDPRSVKFAGGSANGGWDHLKVLISAKAAGVTNLPKISYLSYNNGGEAMTQVVGGHVDAFTGDITEVQGFFESGDLRVLAVLSEDRLPGKFATIPTAREQGIESIAPNWRGFYIPGGAPADVKEYWTTAIDKIYSSEQWKSLMEKNGLMPFHKSGAEFNNFVKAQISDIQALSKEIGLIR from the coding sequence ATGACAATCAGAACTCCGATTAAAATGCTTGTGGCCGCCGCGCTGACCGTCAGCGCCACCTTGACCATGGCCTACGAACCAAAAGGCAAAGTTGAATGTATCGCTCCTGCGGATCCTGGCGGCGGCTGGGACTTCACCTGCCGTAGCGTCGGCAACGTGATGGAGGAACTGAAGTTGGTTCCCGGCAGCGTACAGACTATTAACATGGCGGGCGCAGGCGGCGGCGTCGCATTCGCGCATACCGTCAGCAAGCGCAAGAACGATCAGAATCTGGTAGTCGCCGCTTCCACCGCCACGACAACCCGTCTGGCCCAGGGACAGTATCCCGGCATGAACGCGGAAATGGTTAATTGGATTGGCGCGATCGGCGCGGATTATGGCGTCATCGCCGTATCCAAGAACTCTCCCTACAAAAGCCTGAGCGATCTGATGGCGGCGCTGAAACAAGATCCGCGCTCCGTTAAATTCGCTGGCGGCAGCGCCAATGGCGGCTGGGATCACCTGAAGGTGCTGATCAGCGCGAAGGCCGCTGGCGTAACCAACCTGCCGAAAATCTCCTATCTGTCATACAACAACGGCGGCGAAGCCATGACTCAGGTTGTGGGCGGTCACGTTGACGCTTTCACCGGCGACATCACTGAGGTGCAGGGCTTCTTCGAATCCGGCGACCTGCGCGTACTGGCGGTGCTGTCAGAAGATCGGCTGCCCGGCAAATTCGCCACCATTCCTACTGCTCGCGAGCAGGGCATTGAGTCCATCGCTCCCAACTGGCGCGGCTTCTACATCCCTGGCGGTGCGCCAGCTGATGTAAAAGAGTACTGGACCACCGCCATCGACAAGATCTACTCCAGCGAGCAGTGGAAATCATTGATGGAAAAAAATGGACTGATGCCGTTCCACAAAAGCGGCGCTGAATTCAACAATTTCGTGAAAGCGCAAATCTCGGACATCCAAGCGCTTTCTAAAGAAATTGGCCTGATCCGTTAA